A window of Halobacillus naozhouensis genomic DNA:
ATACGATCACCAAACCCGCCATGGACATTAATATCCTGCCATTTATAAGAGGTCCTGGCCGTGGTTTGGTCACCGAATAACTTTTGCTTCACAAGAGGCTCAGTTCCCTCGTCAAAAGGAACATCATCCGATTGTATATCCAGGTGAATCCGTTCTGGTTCTTTTTTTGTCCGAAAGTAGTGGCGTACGAAAAGAATGATGACGACAATGATTAGAAAGCGAACAGCTATCATGTTTAAAATCGTCAGCGTCAGACTGATTATGCCGATCCAAAATATAATCTTCCCCCACACTTTTCGGTACTTTTTCCAACCGATATAGATAAACAAACCTGAAAAAAGCACAGAAAAGATCAGACCGCCGTTAAAAAAAGTGATCTCAAGAAACAAGAGAATTACCCCTATGATTAAAATGGTGTTAATGGTACTTGTCGACATATGTTTAAACATAAAGGTAACCTCCTTCTTACGTGTGAGCAAATTTTTGTAGTATGCCATCTATAGCACCAAAAAGACGCAGTGCTCTGCGCCTTTAATGATACCATGATTCTTACTGTACCGTAACGTCCTCTGTACTCTTCATATCTTTTTCAAGCTGCGCAATCTTACTGTCAAACGTGTTACGGTAATAGGCACTATTGACTTTGTACTCTAAATCTTCAATATAACGATCCATTTCGGAGAACCTTGCATACGGCTTGTCCGCTGTATCTTCCAGTACCTGGTTCATACGGTGATGAGCGCGGGCAATGTTTTCACGCCCCATCAGCTCCATCCGCTTCACATGCATGTCCTTTAGCTTGTGCTTCATTTCTTCATATTTCTGTTCAAGTGTTTCAAGCTGCTTGACCGCTTCTTCATAAGAAGACTTCAGTCGCTCAGCCCTTTCTTCATAGGCTTCACGTTCCTTCACTGCAAACTCGTACATCACGTCTTCTCCAGCATTTTGAGCTACTTCCGCTTGGTGTTTACGCTTGTCCACCATTTCTTCTGCCCTATGCTGTTCACGAGCAAACTCGTCCTTCAAACGATATTGACGTTCAACTAGCTTGCGAACTTTTTCCGTTTCCTTTTCACTTTCACGTAAGTATTGATTCAACATCGCAATCGGATTCTTCTGTTCTTTTTGATCCAGAGCATCATGCAAATCAGCTGTAATCG
This region includes:
- a CDS encoding PspA/IM30 family protein, with the protein product MANLFTRLKDTITADLHDALDQKEQKNPIAMLNQYLRESEKETEKVRKLVERQYRLKDEFAREQHRAEEMVDKRKHQAEVAQNAGEDVMYEFAVKEREAYEERAERLKSSYEEAVKQLETLEQKYEEMKHKLKDMHVKRMELMGRENIARAHHRMNQVLEDTADKPYARFSEMDRYIEDLEYKVNSAYYRNTFDSKIAQLEKDMKSTEDVTVQ
- the liaF gene encoding cell wall-active antibiotics response protein LiaF yields the protein MFKHMSTSTINTILIIGVILLFLEITFFNGGLIFSVLFSGLFIYIGWKKYRKVWGKIIFWIGIISLTLTILNMIAVRFLIIVVIILFVRHYFRTKKEPERIHLDIQSDDVPFDEGTEPLVKQKLFGDQTTARTSYKWQDINVHGGFGDRIIDLSHAVFPEDEAVISIRHLVGNVQIYVPYEVEVAVHHSAILGRAAIFQYRKTKLFNQQVSYRTPEYVTNKPRVKIITSIVSGDIEVKRI